ttttttttagtctttggtctttggttatactcgcaccactgtggacgctctaagtacACATTTTCGCAAGGTTAAGCTCTTGACCTTGGTCCTTTGAAGGAAATATCTAATTCCTTCTTTGTATATGTTTAGTGCTTTTGCTTGATCTGATGTAGTTATATTGAACTCAGAAACTTAATTACAAAGGAATAAAAAAGGAACGAGGGTACAGAGCCTAGAAACCTACCCAAACAgagtaaaagaaaatgaaactcctAAGACCTGAAACTAAACAAGGAAATACACCTACAGACTTATAAGGCACCAAATATATGTTTACTGCTGAATATACCTCATCACCTTAAGAAGTACTTTTGGAAATTAAACTTGAATCTGTTAATTCATGATCCAGATTGCAGCAGTCTTTGCCTTTTGTTCATTAAAAAATTAGCTGATTCAAAGTTAAAACCATCAATTGGATGAAGCCAGTTCCTGATGTGTGCGATGTTGCATTTGCAGGTTTTAATGAATTCAAGAAAATTGCTAAGGTGTCAACTCATACTGTCTTGGCAGCATGTGGATTAGAACATTCAAAGTCAAGTGTCCGTCAACCCTATCCTCATCTGGCATGCAGCCATACTGTTACTCGAAGCCGTCAACAACAGCTTCATATGTTGGATCTAATGCACAGTTCTTGCACAGACTGCTTTCATGGTTTTGTAAAAGATGTAGTTAACTCCATCTTGACTGAGAAAGTTGCTTCGTTTACTTAAACTCGGGATTCTTGTTAGTCCTGCCTTACTTGTTCAGTGTCCTGGTTTACAAGCATGTAAATAGCATTTTGGCTTTCAATCAAAGTTTTTTTATGTTGTTCATTCAAATTTGCACGATTCTAGTTATTCCTTCCATATTGTCCTAGGGCTTGCAGGTATGTTAAACTACGGTAGAATACTTGGTGCAGTTTGAAACACAGCGCGCCACGTTTGATACTCTGGGAGGTTAAATATAGGAATAGCTAAAACAGAATGGTATATTTACCATTTCAGTTTAACAAACAGAATGGTATATTTAGTATTATACCATTTTGATTGATGATACCTATAAAACAGTTTTCCAACTGTTCtaatttttgttcttttgttaTGTAAAGCTCATCCATTTGGAATCAAACATAGTGGCAAGATAGATTAGAGTATTTTTTACAAGGAAGACCAAACCATTTGTTCATTGATAAAGACCCCATCCAAACCATATCTAGTAGAAGTTTGGTGTCTTGAGACTTAACAGTCTCACCTACTCTGAGCAAAATACCAACCGTCCTTGATTAGGGAGTTAGCTCAACAAACCACTAAAGGGGGATGTTGGTGGCGTACatttttgtgcacactccttgaTAGAGTGTTAATGTGACATGTTTTATTTGATTAGTTAAGTAATTAACAATGTCTCCCTAACAGGGGTGAAGGTCGAAGCCAGTTGGGCTGGGTGGGCAACTGCTCACACATGGTTCAAGCTGGCTCCTCTTTCGTCTCAAGCAATAATTTCTCAATCTTCCAAGGTGGGAAATTAGCTTCCGAAACGATGGTTACAAACAGTGGACTCATTGGGACATGAAGCCAAATAATCGACCAAAGCAAATCAAGACAGCAATGACACAAGAGAATCAACGTAGAACATCGGGCATTCGTATATATTTGGCTCCTCCATTACAATGTACAACGATGTTCTATTATATTAGTATTTCTAAACAAGTCGCTAAAACACAGTGGAAGAGAAATACAAAGATAGGAGATCATCATCAGCTTCTTCAGTAAGCTTAATGATTTCTACCTCTCCATCATCATccagactcctaataaaatatttACATCCCTTCTACACTACTATTCCAACTATATCAACTAGAATACCAGTCTGCCCAGGGACACAtcctgaaaacaaaacaaaaccgtAGAAGTAGCATATCACTTGCTAACTCACATAACCAACTCCACTTTCTTCTtttcgtttctttttcttttctatttcttttttagATCAAGCAAACGGTTAACTGGTCTCATTAACTCAGTCTACTCAAAACTGACAAGATGTCCCGAGCCTCTGCCTCTGCCTTTGCCCAACACTGCCTGACTTACGGCTTGCAAATGCAGGGTAAAGCAGCTCTTGGAATTTCTCAAGGAATGCTCCCCACTCCTCGTCATTCATGTCAGCGAAAGTGACAAAGCTTGCACTTCCAGGAAGCTGCTCGTTAGCACTTCTGTTCCCTGATGACTGGCCAGACATTGTCCCCTCCAATCGACTTCCTTGGAACCATGAATCATTTTCACCCAAAGTTGTATTCTTCAGCGACTTCGAGAGCTTGGAAACAGTTCGGACTAGCGAGGACTGTGTTGTAAGACCAGTAATAGAGACTTGTTTTGCTGGTTCTTCAGCTTCTTCACTTCCATCCTCCTCGACACTCTCTTCTAGTTTGGAGAGAGGGTTCCAACCAGGCCAACCTCTTAAACCAACATGAAATGTTTCTTTCATAATAGAATCATCTACAATCTTGGATGCTGATTCAGTTTCCTCTTCATCTATGTCAAACTGATACTCATCTTCATCTACAACATCAAAATCAGGAGTCAataaaatttctttttcttttataagcCTCCTTGCGTTCATGCATATCATTTCTAGCTCACTTGGTTCCTCATCACGACTCCTGAATTCCCTACTCATCATCTCACCAATCTCACCAAGACAAAGACCAAAAGCTGCTGCTTCTTTAAGGAAAATGGTACACAGAAACAATACGCGAAGACATGCTTCTCGAATCATTGGCAGCTCCATTCTTAGCATTTCAGAATCTTTAACTGGATCAAGGTTTGCTATGTACCCGAGCTCATACTCCGTGAACGGAATCGATGCTTGTGGCCAATGGATCCACTCGAAGTACGGATCTTCCAAGTTCTCTGGAAGGCAGAGTCCATGATCAATTGGAACGAGTTCGACCTGACCAAAAGCACCCACCCCGTCGAGCTTTCGCACCAGAAGATTCCCAGCATGCCTGTCAGTATTGAAGATCCTAACATCCAATATCCCAATCCTATGTACATCAGAAACAGGGAAATTTGATGTCCCATGATCACTGGCATCAAAATCATGACGGATGAACTGCTGACATGATGCTATTTTACTAGCAGTTTTCCTCTCATTTGCCTTCTTGCAGTTCACACCATCATTTATATTAAAAATTGAGTGCGTGATCTTGACGAGTGCTGTTGGGGGCACATTAGCAAAGTGACCATAGTCCAGAAGGTAGGCTGCAACTTCTCGAAACCCCGTCTCACCAACCCTTACAGACCTTTTTAGTCCTGGCTGACCAAGAGCTTTCCCAATAAACCCTTTTGGATTATTTGGTGCAAAGGGCTCTTCATCAGTAGGCTTCACAATTGCAACACTCTCACCTACCTTGTTTCTAAAATAGTATGCACCTCCAAGCCCACTATGAACAGGAATTGGATCAACTCCATTCTTAATGGCCTTCACCATGTCCTTAACAAGAGGCTTCATTCGAACAAAGCTACCAGAACCAGAGCGACCCAGTATTTCAATTACACCACTCTGATCCCTCTGCAGCAGATCCCTTCCAGTAGGTGACAGGCATGGTGTTGATGAACTTCGATGCATAAAATTCCTCATGAGGAGTAGCGGGGAATCAGTACGAACAGCGCTGAGATCACTATTCAAAACCAAATCACCAAAAGTCAATGAGCTCTCATCAGTTGGTACATTAAGCGCCAGCTGCAGCGTCCTCTTCACCGTATGTGCATTATCACGCCGATCTAAGTCCAACCCTAAGACACAACCAGTATCAGTTTGCACAAAGATCCGCCTTTTCCCCTTCGGCTTTCCTTCTCCCCTATTGTTCCCATGGTATTCACTATTTATGGAGCCATTCAACAGCGCCACTGCCATCTGCGTCTGAATTGCACTGTCCAAATTAGGAGACATGGAATGTAGGAACAACTAGTGGTTTGCAAGGCTGACGGCGAAGATGGCTGTTGCAGGAGAGATTCCCGTTCTCTCCAAAGCACACACCAAGCTCAAAGGCCGGTAATAGGAGTGAAAGAAAGACACCCAGTCCAACACAATCATTAATCAACAGGATAATTTGAATTGCTTCTACAATCTTCACATCATAAAATACAACACCAGACGAGAGAGATTAAAAACCAGGAAGATCTCTACATTGAAGCGGCCATCTGATCACTGATAAACCAAAACATCTAATTAGAAAATCTTTATTAACAAAaatctatcaaaaaaaaacaatGGACAGGAACCAGATTCTAATTATTCTACATCCAGAAACAACAGAAGAAACAGAATCCGAGATTCACAGACAAGTCTATTTCTCTTTTCTGCATTGAGCGAATTTTTGCAACTGGTTGAGCATAAAGCAATACTAATATATTATTGCTTCTACTGGAAGCGAAATAAAGTTGAACAAGCGAAATCTGTTAGGTACAGATATTCATTTGTTTATCCTATCAATATAAAATCAGAACGAAAAAGTAACGGATAACTTCAAAACAAAAATGATAATATAGAAATTCAAATTACATCAACTTCTATTGACAGATCGATCAGAGGCTGACTTTAagtaaaaattttcttttttccaCAGCGAAGATTGGAaaagcaaaacaataaaaaaaaaacaagtaactGAAGCAATATTCTGAAACAGAGTATACACAAATGCATCCGAACCGTACAAATTACCATTCTCAGTGATCGTAACCTTAGTCTATCCACAGATCCAATAAATATATTTCTAACAGAGTTGAATCCATCACCGAATCTTAACGAATTCAAAACAATAATTACTACTTTCTAAATCATAAGGATCAATCAAATTCAATAGAAGAATCAAAATGAAGAACAAACTGTGTtcggaaaaaagaagaaggtaaGACTTACCAAAATCTGAAGATCTTCTGAAACAACacgaagcagaagaagaaaacaaatatcTGATGTCTATGACATTTGTAAACAAGAAGACGATCGGAGATCTACGGCTTTAAATCATAGAAAAAGAAAGTTACGACGGTTAAGATTCTGTGAATACGTACTGTCTGAAACCTTCTTCTCGTTTGAAAAgacaaaatcaaaattttcactCTTCACTCTCTgaaatctttttcttttctcaacttaataggaagaagaagaaatgagggTTTTAAATACAAACTGTAGTTCGGAAAACTTCCTCTCTCTAAGTGGAAGACTCTAGAAATTTCAATCGTAGCCGCAGAAATATTACAGTGATATGATATAAACCGTAGGATGTAATTTAATGATTAATTGATGGTGACGTGGATATAATCAACTGGGTGATGACGTGGTAAATGTTTTGTTATTACTGAGAAACTGTTAATACTGAATCTCATAGGCAGTTTCACTTTCACCTACGAAAACTGTACTTATGCGATCTTTTCGAGCACCCAAACTCGCCCTTAATTTCGGGTTCTAGAAAGTATTAAAGTTTCGGGCGAGACGAGAATACCCCTCttgctaccaaaaaaaaaaaagaatacccCTCTACAAATCTAAGAAGTATTTTTTTACTCGGTTACAAATCTAAGAAGTAAAGAACCCTTTATTGGGTTGCAAGCAACTTACAAAGTTTGGAAGCACGACCAGTCTTGTGCCTGTTCGTGGCGAGCATGGAAGGGATATCTGTAGAACTATAATAAGTGTTATACACTTTAAGAATCATCTATAAGCAGAGGATGCACGTGGGTGACCCCAATCTTAAATCATTTTCATTGGCTTGGCTAAACTCTATCCTCTCTCCCCCGTAAAGATTCTTAATAATTAAGCTACTACTTGACACTAACAAGTAGTAATTGATTATCTCAAGTAATAGTGGAAGAGTACAAGAGAATGAGAGAGATATTTCTTGTTAAATCAAGAGGTGGCACTGAtaaagttttttctttctttttttttttctagtgaaTTTCATTCATGATAATATAGAGATTACATGGATTTTAGGAACATTGAGATTAAAGATCGAAATACAATTAAAAGATACTAAAAAAGAGTAATTCGTGAAGAAAAATAACGAACTACCAATAAAAGTACCAAGCAATATGAATATAAAGAGAATGGTTTTGGAGTATAATCCAATCATTTTGATAAGGTTTTTtcttcttggaaaagagatattCTCATACAAATATGAGAGTATGTCCAAAGTCTTGGATCTTGATCACCACACTTGAACTTTCACCCAAAATCTCcattaaaattaaaaagaaacagTATGAGAGCGCATAGAGAGTTTCCGTAAAGGAGAAGACACAAAAATTGGCAAAAAAAacccataaaaacaccataaaaatCTCCTAAAAACAATGTAGATTGAAACAAAACTTAAATAAATCTAACATAAATTCCTAGCTAACTAAACAAACAAGAAGATTGGAAaacctgctcagatctagtccaaaatGAACTATATCTGAGCAATAACCGTTGATGATGGTGAGTTTTTTTTAGGCTTTGAGAAGAAACTATAGAGGAGAAAGAAATTTGAAATGGTTACATTCATGAATAAAGGTTACCGAGTACATTGTAGTAAtgatttcaacaacaacaaaaaaaaacattgtaGTGAACTCAAAAGAGTTAGTCTCATGGCAGCGTTAACTTAATGTGTCAAGCATTATGTTACTCTAACATGAAAAGTTGCACATATTTGGTTCTAAAAAGGAAACATATTTGCTTTTTTGCACGCAGCTAGTGCAAAGATAAACTtgcatgaaagattatcaaagtcTCATGATTCAAACAATTTAATAATATAATCCCATCCCGTCCATGGATCCACTATTTTCAGCGATTGCTTTGTGAAAACCC
The nucleotide sequence above comes from Papaver somniferum cultivar HN1 chromosome 8, ASM357369v1, whole genome shotgun sequence. Encoded proteins:
- the LOC113302958 gene encoding phosphatidylinositol 4-kinase gamma 5-like — protein: MSPNLDSAIQTQMAVALLNGSINSEYHGNNRGEGKPKGKRRIFVQTDTGCVLGLDLDRRDNAHTVKRTLQLALNVPTDESSLTFGDLVLNSDLSAVRTDSPLLLMRNFMHRSSSTPCLSPTGRDLLQRDQSGVIEILGRSGSGSFVRMKPLVKDMVKAIKNGVDPIPVHSGLGGAYYFRNKVGESVAIVKPTDEEPFAPNNPKGFIGKALGQPGLKRSVRVGETGFREVAAYLLDYGHFANVPPTALVKITHSIFNINDGVNCKKANERKTASKIASCQQFIRHDFDASDHGTSNFPVSDVHRIGILDVRIFNTDRHAGNLLVRKLDGVGAFGQVELVPIDHGLCLPENLEDPYFEWIHWPQASIPFTEYELGYIANLDPVKDSEMLRMELPMIREACLRVLFLCTIFLKEAAAFGLCLGEIGEMMSREFRSRDEEPSELEMICMNARRLIKEKEILLTPDFDVVDEDEYQFDIDEEETESASKIVDDSIMKETFHVGLRGWPGWNPLSKLEESVEEDGSEEAEEPAKQVSITGLTTQSSLVRTVSKLSKSLKNTTLGENDSWFQGSRLEGTMSGQSSGNRSANEQLPGSASFVTFADMNDEEWGAFLEKFQELLYPAFASRKSGSVGQRQRQRLGTSCQF